The following are encoded in a window of Impatiens glandulifera chromosome 5, dImpGla2.1, whole genome shotgun sequence genomic DNA:
- the LOC124938423 gene encoding L-type lectin-domain containing receptor kinase IV.1-like, with translation MSLLHLLLLLCLITSTTHAQSNTDFTFNGFQSTNLTLDGDANNNEGIIFLTNRTQLITGHAFYPNPIIFKKSTRESAISFSTSFVFGIIPENPLGGHGISFVIAPQPNLPGALPISYLGIFNTSSINHNDTRHVIAIEFDTVLSPELNDMNDNHVGIDIDSPISVMSMPAGYYLDENDPNPRNLTLISDKSRRVWIEYDGVKKQMNVTIASLEMKKPSKPLLSLYKDLSPYLNQIMYVGFAAATGTIFNRHYLLGWSFKVNGQAKELDLSLLPKTPTNGNKNMEQNKFLIIGMPSILGFVLLITIIAAVIYYVKRKKKFAEEMEDWELDYGPHRFKYKDLYFATNGFSDKQLLGRGGFGQVYRGIIPSSKVEIAVKRMSQDSWQGKREFVAEIVSMGRLRHRNLVQLIGYCRRKKELLLVYEYMPNGSLDKLLYNRQHTLNWSQRFLIIKGVASGLFYLHEGWEQVVIHRDVKASDVLLDSELNGKLGDFGLARLHAHGSDPHTTKVVGTLGYLAPEQMWTRKVTEATDVFSFGAFLLEVACGRRPVAMNEERFILIEWVFRFWLKGLIVNAVDQKIGGEVDFEEVELVMKLGLLCSNMNPMARPTMRQVVEYLERDVVMPELSSFGITISSLTFPHREEINGDLYPSTSTSTGKTTFDTSIMAESDLSGGR, from the exons atgtctcttcttcatcttcttcttcttctatgcCTGATCACATCCACCACCCACGCACAATCCAACACTGATTTCACCTTCAATGGTTTCCAATCCACCAACCTGACCTTGGATGGTGATGCCAACAACAATGAAGGAATTATATTCCTAACCAACCGCACACAACTGATAACCGGCCATGCGTTTTACCCAAACCCAATCATCTTCAAGAAATCAACAAGAGAATCTGCAATATCCTTCTCCACTTCCTTCGTTTTCGGGATTATACCAGAAAACCCGTTAGGTGGCCATGGAATCTCCTTCGTAATCGCTCCACAACCTAACTTACCAGGGGCACTGCCGATTAGTTACTTGGGCATTTTCAACACATCGAGTATTAACCATAACGACACCAGGCATGTTATAGCCATCGAGTTTGACACGGTATTGAGCCCTGAATTAAACGATATGAATGACAATCACGTTGGCATCGATATCGACAGCCCAATCTCTGTAATGTCCATGCCTGCAGGGTATTACTTGGACGAAAACGACCCAAATCCTCGGAACCTGACCTTGATTAGCGATAAATCTAGGCGGGTTTGGATCGAATATGATGGTGTTAAGAAACAAATGAACGTAACAATCGCATCACTCGAAATGAAAAAACCGTCTAAACCGCTTCTATCTCTATATAAAGACCTGTCTCCGTACCTAAATCAGATTATGTATGTCGGGTTTGCAGCAGCAACCGGTACAATTTTTAACCGACATTATTTGCTTGGCTGGAGTTTCAAAGTGAATGGCCAAGCTAAGGAGCTTGATCTCTCTCTGCTTCCAAAGACTCCTACAAATGGCAATAAGAATATGgaacaaaataagtttttgaTAATTGGGATGCCTTCGATTTTGGGTTTTGTTCTGTTAATAACTATTATAGCAGCTGTGATTTACTATgttaaaagaaagaagaagtttGCGGAAGAAATGGAGGATTGGGAGCTTGATTATGGGCCTCACCGATTCAAATACAAAGATCTATACTTCGCCACTAATGGATTTAGCGACAAGCAATTGTTGGGTAGAG GTGGATTTGGGCAAGTATATAGAGGTATTATACCAAGTTCAAAAGTGGAAATTGCAGTGAAGAGAATGTCACAAGATTCATGGCAAGGGAAGAGAGAATTTGTGGCCGAAATCGTGAGCATGGGTCGTCTACGCCATCGTAACTTGGTCCAACTCATTGGATATTGTCGACGAAAGAAAGAGCTTTTATTGGTCTATGAGTATATGCCAAATGGAAGTCTAGACAAATTACTTTATAACAGACAACATACTCTAAATTGGAGCCAACGTTTCTTGATCATTAAGGGAGTAGCATCGGGTCTTTTTTATCTACACGAAGGATGGGAACAAGTTGTCATCCATAGAGACGTTAAGGCGAGTGATGTCTTGTTAGATAGCGAGTTAAATGGGAAATTGGGCGATTTTGGGTTGGCCCGACTACATGCCCACGGGTCTGATCCTCATACCACCAAAGTAGTTGGTACATTGGGTTATCTTGCCCCAGAACAGATGTGGACTAGAAAAGTGACTGAAGCTACTGATGTGTTTTCTTTCGGGGCATTTTTGTTGGAAGTTGCATGTGGAAGGAGACCCGTTGCAATGAATGAAGAGCGGTTCATTTTGATAGAATGGGTGTTCCGTTTTTGGTTAAAGGGTTTGATTGTTAACGCGGTTGATCAAAAAATAGGCGGTGAAGTTGACTTTGAGGAGGTAGAATTGGTAATGAAGCTTGGTTTGCTTTGCTCAAATATGAACCCGATGGCTAGGCCAACAATGAGGCAAGTGGTGGAGTATTTAGAAAGAGATGTTGTGATGCCGGAGCTCTCATCGTTTGGGATAACAATCTCTTCATTGACCTTTCCTCATCGAGAAGAAATCAATGGTGATTTATATCCTTCAACTTCAACTTCAACAGGTAAAACAACATTTGATACATCAATTATGGCTGAATCAGATCTTTCCGGAGGTAGATGA